One Novipirellula galeiformis genomic window, TCTGTTCCCGCCTGTTAACAAATCACCAGCATTGACCTTCACCGTCTCCCAAACATCCTCTGCTTGAGAAAGCCTCCGGCCTGACCGAATCGATCGTCGGTGCCGCGATAGAAGTTCATCGCGATGAAGGCGTCGGACTTTTTGAACAGGAGGAAACGGAGGAAACAGAGAGTCAAAACGAGAGCGAGCTAAGCATTCACCAGTTCTCTCCGTGTCCTCTGTTCCCTCCTGTCAACACATCACCAGCATCTACCTTCACCGCCAACCAAACATCCTCTGTTTGAAAATGCTTCCAGTTTGCCCGAAACAATCATCGGTGCCACGATCAAAGCTCATCGCGATGAAGGCGTCGGACTTTTTGAACAGGAGGAAACGGAGGAAACAGAGAGTCAAAACGAGAGACGGCTCAGCATTCGCGATCGCTCTCTCCGTGTCCTCTGTTGCCTCCTGTTAACACATCACCAGCATCATTTACCTTGAATGTCCACCATGCATCCTTTGTTTGAGAAAGCTTCCGGCCTGACCGAAACAATCATCGGTGCCGCGATCGAAGTCCATCGTGACAAAGGGCCCGGACTTATTGAATCGATCTATGAGTGGTGTTTGTTGAAAGAGCTTGAATTGCGAGGCCTCGCATGTGTCAGTCAGAAGGTCGTCATCGTTGAGTACAAAGGTTTTGTACGCGAAGAACCACTACGTTTTGACATCCTGGTTGAAGACTGCCTGTTGATCGAAGGGAAAGCTGTCGAAAAGGTCGTTCCGATCCACAAAGCGAAACTACTCAGCTACATGAAGCTGCTCGATGTACCTGTTGGATTGGTAGTCAATTTCCATGAGATAAAACTCGTCGATGGCGTTAGTCGTCTGATTCTGCCGGGCGCAAATGATGTGTAGCTTGGCACGAACGCTCAACACAGGAGGAAAACAGAGATTTAAAGAGGGAGCGGGCTCAGTATTCGCGATTGCGTTCTCTCCGTTTCCTCTGTTCTCTCCTGTTAACAAATCACCAGCATTGACCTTCACTGTCCCCCAAACATCCTCTGCTTGAGAAAGCCTCCGGCCTGACCGAAACAATCATCGGTGCCACGATCAAAGCTCATCGCGATGAAGGCGTCGGACTTTTTGAACAGGAGAGAACGGAGGAAACAGAGAGTCAAAGAGTGAGGGGGGCTCAGTATTCGCGATCAGCTACCTCCGATTCCTCTGTTCCCTCCTGTTAACAAATCACCAGCATTGACCTTCACCGTCTCCCAAACATCCTCTGCTTGAGAAAGCCTCCGGCCTGACCGAAACAATCATCGATGCCGCGATCGAAGTTCACCGAGACAAAAGGCCTCGGACTTTTTGAACAGGAGAGAACGGAGGAAACAGAGATTCAAAATGAGAGCGGGCTAAGCATTCACCAGTTCTCTCCGTGTCCTATGTTCCCTCCTGTCAACACATCACCAGCATTGACCTTCACCGTCCACCAAACATCCTCTGCTTGAGAAAGCCTCCGGTCTGACCGAAACAATCATCGGTGCCGCGATCGAAGTCCATCGTGACAAAGGCCCGAGACTTTCTAAACAGAATAGAACGGACGGCATGCCCAAGTGATCCTGTATTGTCGTAACAGCCCTTCTCAGTTCTCTCCGTTTCCTCCGGTTCAAAACTTCCCTCCGCTCGAAACTCGACCGTCGATTAAACATCTTGAGAAGATTTGCTTATCATGAATATCGGCGTGGCCCAACCTGGGCTTAGTCGTCGTGCCGTGCTTCGTGGTCTCGGTGTTGACGGTTGGAACACAGCTCGATCAATCATCCAGCGTCGACGCAGGCTTCTGAAACCCTGCTCAGGAAAACCCAAAATGACTCGATGGCCAGGCATTTCTCAGTTTCAAATGAACGATCACGTAGCGATCGTCACCGGAGGATCCAAGGGTCTCGGCGAAGCGATGGCAGCGGGACTGGCCTCGGCCGGCGCAAATCTGATGCTGGTCAGCCGCAATGAAGACGAAGCGAATGCCGCTGCGGCAGCGATCGTGGATGAATACCCCGTCAAAGCGATTGGGATGGCGGCGGACGTGTCCAGTGAAGAACAGGTCGTGGCGATGGTGGCTCGCTGTCGAGCAGAATTCGGACGGATCGACATCCTCATCAACAACGCCGGCATCAACATTCGCGGAGCGATCGAAGAGCTCTCGCTGGACGATTTCCGTAAAGTGCAACGCATCAACGTCGATGCGATGTGGCTGTGTTGCAAACACGTTTCGGCTGTGATGAAAGAAGCCCAGTACGGGCGAATCATCAACATGGCCAGCACGCTGGGATTGGTCGGTTTAGCGAACCGCACACCGTATGCGACTAGCAAAGGGGCGGTCGTCCAGATGACCCGAGCTCTGGGGTTGGAACTTGCTCGCAGCAAAATCACGGTCAACGCCATTTGCCCTGGGCCTTTTCTGACGCCGATGAATTTGCCGATTTCGGAGAGCGAAGAGACGAAGCGATTCATCGTCGGAGCGACGGCGTTGGAGCGTTGGGGCGAGATGTCTGAAATCCAAGGCGCGGCGATATTTCTCGCCAGCCCGGCGGCCAGCTACATGACTGGCAGCATGCTGACCGTCGACGGTGGCTGGACAGCAAGGTAGCGTCCAAGGGCACGGCAGGTTGTCGTCTTTAACCCTCTTGCCCCGATGGGCATGCACGCTGTGGAATAGCTATAAAAACACAATGCGTTGGAATCAAATGTGATCAGACTTTTTTAGATTGCATCTTCTACAAAGCAGCTGAATGTTCGAGTCCATGTTACTTCCACCCTTGGCGACGGGGATAATGTGATCGAATTCCAAATAATCTCGGGCACCGCAGTCGGCACATTGTCCACCATATCGCTGCCATACTCGTTGCCGAACGTCACGTGGTATATGTCGTGAAGTCGCCATGTCGCTGGTACGTGTCGCTGTCTGGTTGGCGAGTTCAACCGCCTTACGAAAAATCAAAAGGAACCACGGGTTACTACGATGCAGTCGCAATGTCCAAACGGGCTTACCATTCAACTGAAAGTTGATCTGCCTTGCATCCCCCCCCAAGCCGATGATCTTCCTCAAGTTTACTGACTGAGCGTGAGTTGCGCTCTGAAACACAGCTCGGCTATCTAGCAAGAGCAGTGCCCCTTGATGTACGACCTGTACTGGACCTGACTTATGAACTTTTGTAACGACTAGGTCAGCACCGGCGTACGCGTGAACAATTTCTCCTGAACGTATTTCAAACGATTTAGGTACATCGAGAGTAGGCAATCGTCCCTGTGAAATGTTACACAACATTACAAATTCATTCATCTGACGGCGAACGTAAGTGCAAAAGTCGTCGTCCAAACTCAACATTTCTAGCAAGGATTCAATCTGTTCTCGTTCCTCATCCGTTAAAATTGCGTCAGCCTTCGCATCTGCAAGAACATGTTCGACAAACTGTTTCGCAGGACTTTGAACGAGCCGACTTAACTCTCTTTCAGAGAATCCGAATCGCATACTGGTTTGCACTAGCGTCTGCCATTCTTCGCGTGTGAGTTCACCACTCTCCGTTGCTGATAAAAACATTGCTCGAATAAAACTCTCACCTTCTGACTCAAAGTACTCTCTTGCGATCCTGGATGCGGTAGAGCCTACGACCGACGCTACGTGTTCCAAATGAAGGTACTCATCATCCGACAAAACCCCATCATCCATTGCATGTGCCAGCGATGTGCGAAACTGCTCCACTGCGTATTCTCGCTGAAGTGCAAGTGCATCTTTGTCGGACAGTTCTAATGCTCTTACGACCCACTGCACCGTTTCTTTCTCCTTTTCAGAAACGACTCCGTCTTTCCAAATGTTTTGTAATAACTGCCGGAAAGCTAACTTAGTCGCTTTCCGGATATCCGAATTGGTAACATCGAAACGTGCGATCTGTTTCTCAAGACTGAACTGTTGGCGTTGAGTCTTGAGGCCGAGGAAAAATTGAGCAGCAATTGATTTCACCCTTTCATCACGATCAGGGTCGTAGGCGTCAACGACAGACTTCTGTATACGTTTCAAGAAGTTCTTTACCATCTTCGATCTCCCACGCTTTCAACTGTGATAATGACACCAAGCCGGCGGGTACAGAGACGCCCACCAATCCCCTCTTTGTCACTCAACGATCGGCTCTGTTTTTTGGGGAGCAGGCCACTGGGTTCGACGTGGAGGGCCAGGAATTCGGCTGACCGGTATCCCTGCTGCAGTGCTCCCAGGTAACGCCCTGGCCGGTTCCGTCTCCTCGAAAGTGAATCAGTCCGTTTATTTGTTTTCTGTTTAGACACTTGATCGTGTCTGACAAACGTCGCTTGGGATCCTGGTTTGGCTGAGGATAGAGTGGATCGTCGATTCGTTCAGGCCAACTCTCTTCTTGAAACGCACCGAGAACCGTTTCTTGGTTAGCAGCGGGCCATTTGAACCGCTTCACTAATGCACCGCTGAACGAGAGCCGTCGCGACTGAGGATCCCAATCAGGCGTGTCTTTCGGATCCCATCGCCCATTTGCATCGGGTATGGTGATCCCGCCTAACCGATGCGGTGGCTCGGTGGGGCGGGTGCCAATCAATCTCGCACCAAAATCCGTTAAAACAACGCAGGTGCATTCACAAAACGTAAGGTTGCCTGTGGGACGGAACTGGCGGCCATCATCCCCTTGGACTGTGACCTCGCGTGCATGCTTGCCCCATCCCTTGAGCGTCAACCACCGAATGTCGCTGGGATTGAATCCAAGCTGTTCAAGTCGATGCATCGAAACCGCAAAATCCCACGGTTCACTCCCTACATCATGCGCATACCTGAATGCTTCATGTAACGCATTCAACCCCTCACAAAGCTTTTGAGGAATGTCAAAAGAACAGGACTGTACTTTTGCTTCTCGCAACATTGACGTACCTCGAGAAATGACAAAACCACCTGTGGGTGGTTTATACACGGCCCGGCAACACAATGCAACGAATTGCTACTGAAGCTAACGAGAAAGTGAAAAAGTCAATGCGAGTCATTCCTCCAAACATCGCCCCTCTTTGCCTTAGTAGCGATAGCGACACCACGGCGTAGCTTTCGGCGTAAGCCCTCTTTATCTAACACTTCTTTTTAGCCCAAACCCGAGAGGGATTTTAGAAATTAGCCGGTGGTTTGAGCGTAGCGAACACCACCGGAAAACTAATCCAACCTCTGACATTGACCCTGAAGGGGTCACAGACAACCGGGCTACGCCCCCGTCAGGGTCGAAAGCGATTTCGCACTCTCGACTTTCCGCATGTGGCGTTTCGCTCACCTACGGCTAATGTCCTCAATCGCTAACGGGATCGGGGCGAAAACCATTCGTTGTGACGATGCATTAGATAAAGAGGGCGTAAGCTGTGGGGAAATCGAAACACACGGCGTGCGCGTCGCGATAGCGACGTCAGCAAATCATGCTCACGTGCGGTCGTCGCTATCGCGACTGAAGTTGTAGGCAATGACAAGCTGCTCGAGAACATTTTCAATTTTGAGGTAGCGAGTGTCGCCCAATGGTGGACCGCGTTCTTGCGAACGCAGCTACGGTTTGAATCCGATGACATTTTTGAAAATGTACGAGGTAAACTTCCGGGGCTTTGCCTCTAAAGACAAACACGCAACCTCAAAGGTAATTGCTGGGCAGCTTGAAGCCCGCTTCCTCTAGCAATTGACGATCGCGGCGGTAGCGTGCTCGACTAAAAAATGGCTTCATGGGCCAAAGCTGTTTCCACGCC contains:
- a CDS encoding GxxExxY protein; this translates as MHPLFEKASGLTETIIGAAIEVHRDKGPGLIESIYEWCLLKELELRGLACVSQKVVIVEYKGFVREEPLRFDILVEDCLLIEGKAVEKVVPIHKAKLLSYMKLLDVPVGLVVNFHEIKLVDGVSRLILPGANDV
- a CDS encoding HNH endonuclease signature motif containing protein, translated to MVKNFLKRIQKSVVDAYDPDRDERVKSIAAQFFLGLKTQRQQFSLEKQIARFDVTNSDIRKATKLAFRQLLQNIWKDGVVSEKEKETVQWVVRALELSDKDALALQREYAVEQFRTSLAHAMDDGVLSDDEYLHLEHVASVVGSTASRIAREYFESEGESFIRAMFLSATESGELTREEWQTLVQTSMRFGFSERELSRLVQSPAKQFVEHVLADAKADAILTDEEREQIESLLEMLSLDDDFCTYVRRQMNEFVMLCNISQGRLPTLDVPKSFEIRSGEIVHAYAGADLVVTKVHKSGPVQVVHQGALLLLDSRAVFQSATHAQSVNLRKIIGLGGDARQINFQLNGKPVWTLRLHRSNPWFLLIFRKAVELANQTATRTSDMATSRHIPRDVRQRVWQRYGGQCADCGARDYLEFDHIIPVAKGGSNMDSNIQLLCRRCNLKKSDHI
- a CDS encoding SDR family NAD(P)-dependent oxidoreductase, with amino-acid sequence MTRWPGISQFQMNDHVAIVTGGSKGLGEAMAAGLASAGANLMLVSRNEDEANAAAAAIVDEYPVKAIGMAADVSSEEQVVAMVARCRAEFGRIDILINNAGINIRGAIEELSLDDFRKVQRINVDAMWLCCKHVSAVMKEAQYGRIINMASTLGLVGLANRTPYATSKGAVVQMTRALGLELARSKITVNAICPGPFLTPMNLPISESEETKRFIVGATALERWGEMSEIQGAAIFLASPAASYMTGSMLTVDGGWTAR